A genome region from Triticum aestivum cultivar Chinese Spring chromosome 2B, IWGSC CS RefSeq v2.1, whole genome shotgun sequence includes the following:
- the LOC123043932 gene encoding tau-cadinol synthase, with amino-acid sequence MASHDATATVTVPEMAPVFHPTVWGDFFINYNSEPLQMSEERMTERSNQLKEKIIGLFSCGAIVEQLNLVDTLQHLSVDHHFHEQIDSTLRSTHAGEFNSSSLHHVALRFRILRQQGFWVSPDVFSKFKDEDGAFHANITNDPRGLLSLYNAAYLFIHGETELEESISFARQHLESMEGKLEYPLAEQVRRALHLPLPRTLKRVEALHYMSEYKEETMHNSSILEFAKLDFNLLQRLHLKELKALSRWWKNLYREVGLNYSRDRVVECYFWAYTAYYEKEYTRARMILAKIIAIIIMTDDTYDVRATLVECRQLNEAIQRWEESATSFLPEYLQKFFLKLMSTFKEFEDELKPDEKYRVAFSTKAFQILSSNYLQEAEWFHQNHKPRFNDQVKVSSVCSGGPWVCVGLLVGMGDTATKEALEWALGCTDAVRACAEVTRFMNDLASFKRGKNKNDVASSVECYISEHGVASEVAIAKIGSLIEDAWKTTNQAGFELPELLLPAVQRVANITISMPFMYDDKTDAFTFSSRLEGTIKRLFVNPVEL; translated from the exons ATGGCGTCTCATGATGCTACCGCCACCGTCACCGTTCCAGAGATGGCGCCTGTGTTTCATCCCACGGTGTGGGGTGACTTCTTCATCAACTACAATTCAGAACCGTTACAG ATGTCAGAGGAAAGGATGACAGAGAGGTCCAATCAACTGAAGGAGAAAATAATCGGGTTATTTTCGTGCGGTGCCATAGTTGAGCAACTGAACCTTGTAGACACACTCCAACACCTAAGCGTAGATCATCATTTTCATGAACAAATTGACTCCACATTAAGAAGCACTCATGCTGGTGAATTCAATAGCTCCAGCCTTCATCATGTCGCCCTTCGGTTCCGCATACTGAGGCAGCAAGGCTTCTGGGTGTCTCCAG ATGTATTCAGCAAGTTCAAAGATGAAGATGGGGCCTTCCATGCTAACATAACTAACGACCCAAGGGGGCTATTAAGTTTGTACAATGCAGCATACCTTTTTATCCATGGGGAGACAGAGCTTGAAGAAAGCATCTCATTTGCGAGGCAACACCTTGAATCGATGGAAGGTAAGCTTGAGTACCCATTGGCAGAGCAAGTCAGGCGCGCCCTTCACTTACCACTGCCAAGGACCTTGAAGAGAGTAGAAGCACTGCATTATATGTCAGAGTACAAAGAAGAGACGATGCACAACTCCTCCATCCTGGAGTTCGCCAAACTGGATTTCAACCTTCTGCAACGTCTCCACTTGAAAGAGCTCAAGGCTCTCTCTAG ATGGTGGAAAAATCTTTACAGAGAAGTGGGGCTTAACTACTCACGGGATCGTGTGGTTGAGTGCTACTTCTGGGCGTATACGGCATACTATGAGAAAGAGTATACACGTGCAAGGATGATTCTTGCCAAGATAATCGCAATAATAATAATGACAGACGACACTTACGATGTCCGTGCTACTTTGGTGGAGTGTAGACAGCTCAATGAAGCTATACAAAG ATGGGAGGAGAGTGCTACTTCTTTTCTACCAGAGTACTTACAGAAATTCTTCCTCAAGCTGATGAGCACCTTCAAGGAGTTTGAGGATGAATTGAAACCAGATGAGAAGTACAGGGTCGCTTTTAGCACAAAAGCG TTTCAAATATTATCAAGCAACTATCTCCAAGAAGCCGAATGGTTTCATCAGAATCACAAGCCAAGATTCAATGATCAAGTGAAGGTATCTAGTGTGTGCTCAGGCGGGCCATGGGTATGTGTTGGGCTGCTAGTTGGTATGGGTGATACCGCAACCAAGGAGGCACTGGAATGGGCCCTCGGTTGCACCGATGCTGTCAGGGCTTGTGCAGAGGTGACGCGCTTCATGAATGATCTAGCTTCATTTAAG CGTGGGAAGAACAAAAATGATGTGGCCAGCTCCGTGGAATGTTACATCAGTGAGCACGGCGTGGCGAGTGAGGTCGCCATTGCCAAGATAGGTTCTCTGATCGAAGACGCATGGAAGACTACGAACCAAGCAGGCTTTGAGCTCCCTGAGCTGCTGCTTCCGGCGGTGCAGCGAGTCGCAAATATAACGATCAGCATGCCCTTCATGTATGATGACAAGACAGATGCTTTTACATTCAGCAGCCGTCTTGAGGGGACGATTAAGCGACTGTTTGTCAATCCTGTTGAGCTCTAG